The following are encoded together in the Salmonella enterica subsp. enterica serovar Choleraesuis genome:
- a CDS encoding metal RND transporter, which translates to MASLKLKYTAALVGSFIIGGIISVAALHAFTPDAPAAATTAKPERKVLFWYDPMKPDVKFDKPGKSPFMDMDLVPKYADEQQNAGADGSGIRIDPVQVQNLGLTTEKVTRGYLNYAQTVPANVSYNEYQYDIVQARADGFIEKVYPLTIGDKIKKGSPLVEVTIPAWVEAQSEYLLLSDTGGSENQLAGVLERLRLAGMPEEYIQRLRASRNIQTRFIIKAPIDGVITAFGLRTGMNISKDEVVAQIQGMSPVWVTAAVPESTAYLLKSAAQFAVSVPAYPDKTFHIEGWRTLPSVDAATRTVQVRLQVSNPEELLKPGMNAYIKFSAGGPSTLLIPSQAVIDTGNEQRVITVAADGSFVPKIIKIVHESGQQTGIASGLSEGESVVVNGLYLIDSEANISGALERMRQRNAAPKGDKADMSSHPMADTAQTSTHAGH; encoded by the coding sequence ATGGCTTCGTTAAAATTAAAATATACTGCGGCGTTAGTCGGCAGTTTTATCATTGGCGGCATAATCTCCGTTGCTGCTTTGCACGCATTTACTCCTGATGCTCCCGCCGCTGCAACCACCGCAAAGCCAGAGCGTAAAGTCCTGTTCTGGTATGACCCGATGAAACCAGACGTCAAATTCGATAAACCCGGCAAATCACCGTTTATGGATATGGATCTGGTGCCGAAATATGCCGATGAGCAACAGAACGCTGGTGCCGACGGCAGCGGTATTCGGATCGATCCGGTTCAGGTTCAGAATCTCGGCCTGACCACCGAAAAAGTGACCCGCGGCTATCTCAATTACGCCCAGACCGTGCCGGCCAACGTCAGTTATAACGAATATCAATACGATATTGTCCAGGCCCGCGCTGACGGCTTTATTGAAAAAGTCTATCCGCTGACTATCGGCGATAAGATTAAAAAGGGTTCTCCATTAGTAGAGGTGACAATCCCGGCATGGGTTGAGGCGCAGAGCGAATATTTGCTGTTGTCCGATACCGGTGGCAGCGAAAACCAGCTGGCAGGTGTGCTGGAGCGCCTGCGGCTGGCGGGGATGCCGGAAGAGTACATCCAGCGACTGCGCGCCAGCCGAAACATCCAGACCCGTTTCATCATCAAAGCGCCCATTGATGGCGTGATTACCGCCTTTGGTCTGCGCACCGGCATGAATATTTCCAAAGATGAAGTTGTAGCCCAGATCCAGGGCATGAGCCCGGTGTGGGTAACCGCCGCAGTACCTGAATCTACCGCTTATTTGCTTAAAAGCGCTGCGCAGTTTGCGGTTTCAGTTCCGGCTTACCCGGATAAAACCTTCCATATCGAAGGGTGGCGTACGTTGCCAAGTGTGGACGCTGCTACTCGTACCGTTCAGGTGCGCCTCCAGGTCAGTAACCCGGAGGAGCTGCTGAAACCGGGCATGAATGCTTACATCAAATTCAGCGCCGGAGGCCCGTCAACGCTGCTTATCCCGTCGCAGGCGGTTATCGACACCGGCAATGAGCAGCGGGTGATCACCGTCGCAGCAGACGGCAGCTTTGTACCGAAAATTATCAAAATAGTGCACGAGTCCGGCCAGCAAACCGGTATCGCCTCCGGCCTTAGCGAGGGCGAATCGGTAGTGGTTAATGGTCTGTACCTGATTGATTCTGAAGCTAATATTAGCGGCGCGCTGGAACGTATGCGCCAGCGTAATGCGGCACCCAAAGGCGATAAGGCCGACATGAGCAGCCACCCGATGGCGGATACGGCACAAACGTCGACTCACGCCGGGCATTGA
- the cusF gene encoding copper ABC transporter substrate-binding protein: MGISAKLVFSAVLFTAAMSGVQAAENMSMAAMSEQKAAAPQQVIHASGVVKAIDLKEKKITIAHEAIPAVNWPAMTMRFTFIQQDASISALKVGDRVNFSFEQQGAISLLQNIQVVKP, from the coding sequence ATGGGCATTTCAGCAAAATTAGTTTTCTCTGCGGTTCTGTTTACGGCCGCAATGAGCGGCGTACAGGCTGCGGAAAATATGTCAATGGCCGCAATGTCGGAACAGAAAGCCGCAGCCCCGCAGCAGGTCATTCACGCCAGTGGTGTGGTTAAGGCCATAGATTTGAAAGAGAAAAAAATCACTATTGCTCATGAAGCGATTCCTGCCGTTAACTGGCCAGCCATGACCATGCGTTTCACCTTCATCCAGCAGGACGCCAGCATTAGCGCATTGAAAGTGGGCGACCGGGTTAATTTCTCCTTTGAACAGCAGGGCGCAATTTCTCTACTGCAAAATATTCAGGTTGTTAAGCCATAA
- a CDS encoding membrane protein, with product MFKLKPLLICPVLLLTGCISLAPDYQRPALPVPQQFSLGNGLVPAASGYLDTGWRTFFTDPDLKRLIGVALQNNRDLRMAALKVEEARAQYRVTDADRYPQLNASSSVGYNGGFESDSVTKRQYTAGLDASFDLDFFGRLKNLSEADRQNFFSSQQAERDVHILLVASVAQSYFNQRLAWQQLKIARQTLQNYRQSYAFVERQLVTGSTNVLALEQAKGVIESTQADIARREGELAQANNALQLVLGVYNAPQGDAESDKDLRPVVLPANLSSQILLQRPDVMAAEDSLKAANANIGAARAAFFPSITLTGGASGNSGELSSLFDAAGGLWNFTPKIDIPIFNAGRNSANLTLAEVRQQQSVVSYEQKIQTAFKQVRDALALRDSINNQLAAQRRYLNSLQITLQRARGLYASGAVSYIEILDAERSLFSTQQTILDLIYARQTNETNLFTALGGGWTE from the coding sequence ATGTTTAAATTAAAACCACTGTTAATTTGCCCGGTACTGTTGCTTACCGGCTGTATTTCGCTGGCTCCGGACTATCAACGCCCGGCGCTGCCGGTGCCGCAGCAGTTCTCACTGGGCAACGGCCTGGTCCCGGCCGCCAGTGGTTACCTGGATACCGGCTGGCGTACCTTCTTTACCGATCCCGACTTAAAGCGCCTTATCGGCGTGGCGTTGCAGAACAACCGCGACCTGCGCATGGCGGCGCTTAAGGTAGAAGAGGCTCGGGCCCAGTATCGGGTTACGGATGCCGATCGCTATCCGCAGTTAAATGCAAGTTCTTCAGTCGGTTACAATGGCGGATTTGAGAGTGACAGTGTCACTAAAAGACAGTATACGGCGGGGCTTGATGCCAGTTTCGATCTCGATTTCTTTGGCCGTTTGAAAAATCTGAGCGAAGCCGATCGCCAAAACTTCTTCTCCAGCCAGCAGGCTGAACGCGATGTCCACATTTTGCTGGTTGCCAGCGTCGCCCAAAGCTACTTCAACCAGCGCCTGGCCTGGCAGCAGCTGAAAATTGCGCGCCAGACATTGCAAAATTATCGCCAGTCATACGCCTTTGTCGAACGCCAGCTGGTTACCGGCAGCACAAATGTGCTGGCTCTGGAGCAGGCTAAAGGCGTTATTGAAAGTACCCAGGCTGATATCGCCAGACGTGAAGGCGAACTGGCCCAGGCCAACAACGCGCTGCAACTGGTGCTGGGGGTATACAACGCACCGCAGGGTGATGCCGAGTCCGACAAAGATCTGCGCCCGGTAGTGCTGCCCGCCAACCTATCATCGCAAATTCTGTTGCAGCGTCCGGACGTTATGGCGGCAGAAGATTCCCTCAAAGCGGCGAATGCCAATATTGGGGCGGCACGCGCCGCATTCTTCCCATCGATAACCCTGACGGGCGGAGCTTCTGGCAATAGCGGCGAACTTTCCAGCCTGTTTGATGCCGCTGGCGGCCTGTGGAATTTCACGCCAAAAATCGACATACCAATCTTTAACGCCGGACGTAACTCGGCGAACCTGACTCTGGCTGAAGTGCGCCAGCAGCAGTCGGTAGTCAGCTATGAACAGAAAATCCAGACCGCATTCAAACAGGTTCGGGATGCGCTGGCGCTGCGCGACAGCATCAACAATCAGCTTGCAGCCCAGCGCCGTTATCTCAACTCGCTGCAAATTACCTTACAGCGAGCGCGCGGTTTATATGCCAGCGGCGCGGTGAGCTATATCGAAATTCTCGATGCCGAGCGTTCATTATTTAGCACTCAGCAGACGATTCTGGATCTGATATATGCGCGTCAGACCAACGAGACCAATCTTTTTACCGCGCTCGGCGGCGGCTGGACCGAATAA